Proteins encoded by one window of Tubulanus polymorphus chromosome 7, tnTubPoly1.2, whole genome shotgun sequence:
- the LOC141908084 gene encoding large ribosomal subunit protein eL22-like — protein MVKAKSIKRAGHKSSGKKKKISLKFTIDCTLPVEDGIMDAANYEKYLHERIKVTGKTNNLNGHVTLERNKSKIIVNCEVPFSKRYLKYLTKKYLKKNNLRDWLRVVANDKESYELRYFQINNEEEDEDEADD, from the exons AAATCTATCAAGAGAGCGGGTCACAAGTCCAGCGGCAAGAAAAAGAAGATTTCCCTGAAATTTACGATTGACTGTACCCTTCCAGTTGAAGATGGTATCATGGATGCTGCTAACTAT GAGAAGTACCTTCACGAGAGAATCAAGGTCACCGGGAAGACGAACAACCTGAATGGCCACGTCACGCTGGAACGCAATAAGTCGAAGATCATCGTCAATTGTGAGGTTCCATTCTCGAAGAG ATACCTCAAATATTTGacaaagaaatatttgaagAAGAATAACTTGAGAGATTGGTTACGAGTTGTCGCTAACGATAAAGAATCTTACGAGCTTAGATACTTCCAGATCAATAATGAAGAGGAAGATGAGGATGAAGCCGATGACTAA